The Pirellulales bacterium genome has a window encoding:
- a CDS encoding PSD1 domain-containing protein, with the protein MLPLCAAELDDNRDVRPILANHCFKCHGPDDATRESGLRLDERQSATGQDTASGQPAIVPGSPDESELIRRIVSDDASELMPPPAANKALSDEKKEVLRRWIAEGAIYRTHWAFVPPVEPSLPQVKLANWPRNPIDLFVLARLEAEGLRPSPEADRYTLVRRAYLDLIGLPPTVEEADAFVFDSSPDAYEKLVDRLLASPHYGERWARLWLDLARYADTNGYEKDRPRSIWPYRDWVIKALNADMPFDQFTIEQLAGDMLPDATLEQRIATGFHRNTMLNEEGGIDPLEFRFHAMVDRVATTGTVWLGLTTGCAQCHTHKFDPITHKDYYRLMAFLDNAYEPELDVPTEAQAARRREIEREIATLTASLPERFPPAGEVEWSYVRPTEMKTKSGATAELLDDSSMRFSGKLPAEDVYTLSFETPLDRVAALRIEVLPDDSLPHRGPGRAENGNFVLSEVALNVPSEGENGATRSIPLVWAEVDFAQGGFPAEKMLDGDGKTGWAIDGPGDWHVARTARLMLDEPLPAEDAPTRWTLRLDQLYGGQHLIGRLRVSVGKYQPDGPTLAERRIQHREAKYQAWLAAQSARAVRWTTLRPIEATSNLPRLTVQEDDSVFSSGDQTKSDMYRLAFVDLPPRVTAVRLETLTDERLPKNGPGRVYYEGPFGDFFLSEFSITADGSPVKIASATQTFASGSFNAAAAIDGDQQSGWSINGGQGRAQAAVFTLAQPLEGAKALDVSLLCEKYYSAGIGRFRISVTDDSRPVEANPLPAALEAALLEPESERTPEARAGLLAEFAATAPELALARREIDRLRQQLPVYATTLVMSERPADEPRPTHLHHRGEYQQPTELVSAELPAIFEPLPADVPHDRLSLARWLVGPDNPLTARVTVNRQWAALFGRGLVRTTEDFGHQGDPPSHPELLDWLAIELVRGGWSMKSLHRLMVTSATYRQDASALPALLARDPENRLLARGPRRRLEAEQLRDTALRVAGLLSPKMFGPSVFPPQPAGVTTEGAYGQLAWKTSEGEDRYRRGLYTYMKRTAPFAMSLTFDGPSGEACVARRESSNTPLQALTLLNDVVFVESAQVMGRELAARNQATPGERVQELFRRYLTRPPQNEERDLLVAYYTDQRARLAAGEVSAARIVGADEKEATSDETIERAAWTLVARAVMNLDEAISTP; encoded by the coding sequence ATGTTGCCCCTTTGCGCGGCCGAGCTCGACGACAACCGCGATGTCCGGCCGATTCTGGCGAACCATTGCTTCAAGTGCCATGGTCCCGACGACGCGACGCGCGAATCGGGACTGCGGCTCGACGAGCGTCAATCTGCCACGGGCCAAGATACCGCCTCGGGTCAGCCGGCCATCGTGCCCGGTTCACCCGACGAGAGTGAGCTGATCCGACGTATCGTCTCGGACGATGCCAGCGAGCTCATGCCCCCTCCCGCGGCGAACAAGGCGCTGTCGGACGAGAAAAAGGAAGTCTTGCGCCGCTGGATTGCCGAGGGGGCCATCTATCGGACGCATTGGGCCTTCGTGCCGCCGGTCGAGCCCTCGCTCCCTCAGGTCAAGCTCGCCAACTGGCCACGCAATCCCATCGACCTGTTCGTGCTCGCACGACTCGAGGCCGAGGGGCTGAGGCCCTCGCCCGAGGCCGACCGTTACACGCTGGTGCGACGAGCGTATCTCGATCTCATCGGACTTCCTCCGACGGTCGAGGAGGCGGACGCATTCGTGTTCGATTCGTCCCCCGACGCCTACGAGAAGCTCGTCGATCGCCTGCTGGCGTCGCCCCACTACGGCGAACGCTGGGCGCGACTCTGGCTCGACCTGGCGCGCTATGCCGATACGAACGGCTACGAGAAGGACCGGCCCCGTTCGATCTGGCCTTATCGCGATTGGGTCATCAAGGCGCTCAATGCCGACATGCCCTTCGACCAGTTCACCATCGAGCAGCTTGCCGGCGACATGCTCCCCGATGCGACTCTCGAGCAACGCATCGCCACCGGCTTTCATCGCAACACGATGTTGAATGAGGAAGGGGGCATTGATCCGCTCGAGTTTCGTTTCCATGCGATGGTCGATCGAGTCGCGACCACCGGTACGGTCTGGTTGGGGCTCACCACCGGTTGCGCGCAATGCCACACGCATAAGTTCGATCCGATCACGCACAAGGATTACTACCGGCTGATGGCGTTCCTCGACAACGCCTACGAACCGGAACTCGATGTGCCGACCGAGGCACAGGCCGCGCGACGACGCGAGATCGAACGGGAGATCGCTACGCTCACGGCCAGCCTGCCCGAGCGCTTTCCACCGGCGGGCGAGGTCGAATGGTCGTACGTTCGCCCAACCGAAATGAAGACGAAGTCCGGCGCCACGGCCGAATTGCTCGACGACAGTTCGATGCGATTCTCGGGCAAGCTCCCGGCCGAGGATGTCTACACCCTCTCGTTCGAGACGCCGCTGGATCGGGTGGCAGCGCTGCGGATCGAGGTTTTGCCGGACGACAGCCTGCCGCATCGTGGGCCCGGCCGTGCCGAGAACGGCAATTTCGTCCTCTCCGAGGTGGCCCTGAACGTGCCGAGCGAAGGAGAAAACGGCGCTACTCGATCGATCCCGCTTGTTTGGGCCGAAGTCGATTTCGCACAGGGGGGCTTTCCGGCGGAGAAGATGCTCGACGGCGATGGCAAGACGGGTTGGGCGATCGATGGTCCCGGCGATTGGCATGTCGCACGGACGGCCCGCTTGATGCTCGACGAGCCGCTGCCGGCCGAGGATGCTCCCACGCGTTGGACGTTGCGACTCGATCAACTTTACGGGGGGCAGCACCTGATCGGGCGGTTGCGCGTCAGCGTGGGCAAGTATCAGCCAGACGGCCCCACGTTGGCCGAGCGGCGCATCCAGCATCGTGAGGCCAAGTATCAGGCCTGGCTTGCCGCGCAATCGGCTCGTGCGGTGCGCTGGACTACGCTGCGTCCGATCGAAGCGACGTCGAATCTGCCGCGGCTTACCGTGCAAGAGGATGATTCGGTCTTCTCGAGTGGCGATCAAACCAAGAGCGACATGTACCGTCTGGCGTTCGTCGACCTACCGCCGCGCGTCACCGCCGTGCGACTCGAGACACTGACGGACGAGCGTCTGCCGAAGAACGGCCCGGGCCGCGTCTATTACGAAGGCCCGTTCGGCGACTTCTTCTTGAGTGAGTTCAGCATTACGGCTGACGGCAGTCCGGTGAAAATTGCCAGTGCCACGCAAACGTTCGCGTCGGGCAGTTTCAACGCGGCGGCCGCCATCGACGGCGATCAGCAGAGTGGCTGGTCGATCAACGGCGGCCAAGGGCGCGCCCAGGCGGCGGTTTTCACGTTGGCGCAACCGCTCGAAGGGGCGAAGGCCCTCGACGTGAGTCTCTTGTGCGAGAAGTATTATTCGGCTGGCATCGGCAGGTTCCGTATCTCGGTCACCGATGATTCGCGCCCGGTCGAGGCGAATCCGCTGCCGGCGGCGCTCGAGGCGGCGTTGCTCGAGCCGGAGTCGGAGCGCACCCCGGAAGCACGTGCCGGTCTGCTGGCCGAATTCGCGGCCACCGCGCCGGAATTGGCCCTTGCGCGACGGGAGATCGACCGCCTGCGCCAGCAACTGCCCGTTTACGCGACGACACTGGTAATGTCGGAGCGCCCGGCCGACGAGCCACGTCCGACCCATTTGCACCATCGTGGCGAATACCAACAACCGACCGAGCTCGTATCGGCCGAGTTGCCGGCCATCTTCGAGCCCCTACCAGCCGATGTACCGCACGATCGCTTGTCGTTGGCGCGGTGGCTGGTCGGCCCCGACAATCCCCTCACGGCGCGCGTCACGGTGAATCGCCAATGGGCGGCGCTCTTTGGCCGTGGGCTCGTTCGCACGACCGAGGATTTCGGCCATCAAGGAGATCCGCCATCGCACCCGGAGCTGCTCGATTGGCTCGCCATCGAACTGGTGCGCGGTGGCTGGTCGATGAAGTCGCTCCATCGTCTGATGGTGACCAGTGCTACCTACCGGCAAGATGCGAGCGCCTTGCCCGCGCTTCTTGCTCGCGATCCCGAGAATCGTCTGCTGGCGCGCGGTCCGCGCCGCCGGCTCGAGGCCGAACAATTGCGCGATACGGCGCTGCGCGTCGCGGGACTGCTCTCGCCGAAGATGTTTGGTCCCAGCGTCTTTCCGCCGCAGCCAGCAGGCGTCACGACGGAAGGCGCCTATGGCCAACTCGCGTGGAAGACCAGCGAAGGCGAAGATCGCTACCGGCGTGGACTGTATACCTACATGAAGCGCACCGCGCCATTCGCCATGTCGCTGACGTTCGACGGGCCTAGCGGCGAGGCCTGCGTCGCTCGCCGCGAGTCGTCGAATACGCCCCTGCAGGCCCTGACTCTGCTGAACGATGTGGTCTTTGTCGAGTCAGCGCAGGTCATGGGGCGCGAGCTGGCTGCCCGTAACCAGGCGACACCGGGCGAGCGGGTGCAAGAGCTCTTCCGCCGCTATCTCACGCGGCCGCCGCAGAACGAGGAACGGGATCTGTTGGTGGCTTACTATACCGATCAGCGAGCGCGCCTGGCGGCGGGCGAAGTGAGCGCGGCCCGCATCGTCGGCGCCGACGAGAAAGAAGCGACGAGTGACGAAACCATCGAACGCGCCGCGTGGACCCTGGTGGCCCGCGCGGTCATGAACCTGGACGAAGCGATCAGCACGCCATGA
- a CDS encoding DUF1501 domain-containing protein: MSSFPSRASQVPHVSRRYFLRECGVGLGKVALASLLTGGASHAMAATPAMDGIGFAPRPPHFVPKAKAVIHLFMAGAPSQLDLFDYKPKLAEYEGKPIPPEVIGGQRYAFIRSDAACLGPQFKFAKQGKCGTEISEALPHLAQVVDDICLVRSVHTDQFNHAPAQIFFNTGFAQPGRPSLGSWVLYGLGAETSDLPAFVVMSTGSGISGGSANWASGFLPTTYNGVRFRNQGDPILNVSSPDGFDERMSRDTFDLLGELNRRRLSQVGDPEIATRIAAYEMAFRLQSSAPELMDLKSEGRETLELYGADPDKPSFARACLLARRMVERGVRFINIYNEGWDAHSDVIGNHKNNCAATDRAAAALVTDLKRRGLLDETLIIWGGEFGRTPMVESNRQLGRSLGRDHHPQAYSMWLAGGGIRPGMTYGMTDDLGFHVAENPVHIHDLQATILHQLGLDHERLTYRHAGRDFRLTDVHGRVVRELLS; encoded by the coding sequence ATGAGCAGCTTTCCTTCCCGCGCATCACAAGTGCCCCACGTTTCGCGGCGTTATTTCCTGCGCGAGTGCGGCGTCGGTCTCGGCAAGGTGGCGCTCGCGTCGCTGCTGACCGGCGGCGCTTCGCACGCGATGGCGGCCACGCCGGCGATGGACGGCATCGGCTTTGCGCCTCGCCCCCCCCATTTTGTCCCCAAGGCGAAGGCGGTGATTCACCTTTTCATGGCGGGCGCCCCCAGTCAGCTCGACCTGTTCGATTACAAGCCGAAGTTGGCCGAGTACGAAGGTAAGCCCATCCCTCCCGAGGTGATCGGCGGCCAGCGTTACGCCTTCATCCGCTCCGATGCGGCCTGCCTTGGTCCGCAGTTCAAGTTTGCCAAACAGGGCAAGTGCGGGACGGAGATCTCCGAGGCCTTGCCCCACCTGGCGCAGGTCGTCGACGATATCTGTCTCGTCCGCTCTGTCCATACGGACCAGTTCAATCACGCTCCGGCACAGATCTTTTTCAACACGGGCTTTGCCCAGCCGGGCCGCCCCAGTCTCGGATCGTGGGTGCTGTATGGTCTCGGCGCCGAGACGAGCGATCTGCCCGCCTTTGTCGTCATGTCGACCGGCTCGGGCATCAGCGGCGGCAGCGCCAACTGGGCGAGCGGCTTTCTGCCCACGACCTACAACGGCGTGCGCTTCCGCAACCAGGGCGATCCGATTCTGAACGTGTCGAGCCCCGACGGTTTCGACGAACGCATGTCGCGCGATACCTTCGATCTGCTGGGCGAGTTGAATCGCCGCCGGCTGTCGCAGGTGGGCGATCCCGAGATTGCGACGCGGATCGCCGCCTACGAAATGGCTTTTCGCCTGCAATCGTCCGCGCCCGAACTCATGGATCTCAAGAGCGAAGGACGCGAAACGCTCGAGTTGTACGGCGCCGATCCCGACAAGCCCTCCTTCGCCCGGGCCTGCCTGCTGGCGCGGCGCATGGTGGAGCGCGGCGTGCGGTTCATCAACATCTACAACGAAGGCTGGGACGCCCACAGCGACGTCATCGGCAATCACAAGAACAATTGCGCCGCCACCGATCGCGCCGCGGCGGCGCTCGTGACCGATCTCAAGCGGCGCGGGCTGCTCGACGAGACGCTCATCATCTGGGGAGGCGAATTCGGCCGCACGCCGATGGTCGAGAGCAATCGCCAGTTGGGGCGCAGCCTCGGACGCGATCATCATCCGCAGGCCTATTCGATGTGGCTGGCCGGCGGTGGCATTCGCCCCGGCATGACCTATGGCATGACCGACGATCTCGGCTTCCACGTGGCCGAAAATCCCGTCCACATTCACGATCTCCAGGCCACGATTCTGCATCAATTGGGGCTCGATCACGAGCGGCTGACCTATCGTCATGCCGGCCGCGACTTCCGCCTCACCGATGTCCATGGCCGCGTGGTGCGCGAATTGCTCTCGTAA